In the Desulfuromonas sp. DDH964 genome, CTCGGCCGCCAAACCCGCGGGCAGCACCTCCAGGCGCACCAGGCCAAGCAGGCAATTGACTTCATCGACGGTCCCATAGGCGGCAACCCGGGGTGCATGCTTGGGGACCCGGCTCCCATCCGCCAGGCTGGTCTCGCCGCGGTCGCCACCACCAGTGGTAATGCGATCAAGTCGAACCATCGTCTCCTCCCGGTTCAGGTAAAAGGTTTTCAGGTTAGGAATCCGCGACTTTCACTTCGAAACCCAGGTCATATTGCCGATGCCAGCTGCACTCAACATCCAGGATTTGCGCAAAAGCTTTGCCGGCACCCCTGCAGTCGCCGGAATCTCCCTGCAGATCGCCCGGGGGGAGATTTTCGGGCTGCTCGGTCCCAACGGCGCAGGGAAGAGCACGACCATCAACATGGTCGCCGGTATTACCCGGATCGATGCCGGCAGCATCGCCGTCTTCGGCCATGACAACCGCACCGAGTACCGCATCGCCCGGCGCCTGATCGGGGTCATGCACCAGGAGATCGTCATCGACAATTTCTTTACGATCGACCAGGCGCTCCGCTTTCACAGCGGCTATTACGGCGTCCCGGACCACCCGCCGTGGCGGCGGGAGTTGATCGACCGCCTCGGTCTCGGCCCCCATCTGCACAAGACGATGATCAAGCTCTCCGGGGGACTGAAGCGCCGCTTCATGGTCGCCAAGGCGCTGATCCACCGCCCGCCGCTTCTCATCCTCGATGAACCGACCGCCGGCGTCGACGTGGAACTTCGCCACACCCTCTGGGAGTTTGTCCGCGAAATCAACCAGACCGGTACCACGATCCTGCTCACCACCCACTATCTGGAAGAGGCCGAGCAGATGTGCGGCCGGATTGCTATCATGAACCATGGCGAGATCGTGGCTCTTGACCGCACCGCCTCCCTCCTCAGTCGACTCGGCAACCGCGAAATCCGGGTGCAACTGCAACAGCCCCTTGCGGCCCTGCCGCCCAAACTCACCGACCTCGGTGCCCGTCTCGACAAGAACGGCCTGTGCCTCGATATCCCCCTGCAGCACGGTCAGGGTGCCGGTGAGGCCCTGGCCCTCCTCTGCCACCACGGGCTGGC is a window encoding:
- a CDS encoding ABC transporter ATP-binding protein, coding for MPAALNIQDLRKSFAGTPAVAGISLQIARGEIFGLLGPNGAGKSTTINMVAGITRIDAGSIAVFGHDNRTEYRIARRLIGVMHQEIVIDNFFTIDQALRFHSGYYGVPDHPPWRRELIDRLGLGPHLHKTMIKLSGGLKRRFMVAKALIHRPPLLILDEPTAGVDVELRHTLWEFVREINQTGTTILLTTHYLEEAEQMCGRIAIMNHGEIVALDRTASLLSRLGNREIRVQLQQPLAALPPKLTDLGARLDKNGLCLDIPLQHGQGAGEALALLCHHGLAVADIETRSAGLEEVFLKLTGRGPNRER